The following are encoded in a window of Arthrobacter sp. OAP107 genomic DNA:
- a CDS encoding dimethylamine monooxygenase subunit DmmA family protein, translating to MRSASMPPAAGTGLEPGFRGVICASFGAAGDTAGQHTGVQPRHDLRFKAANPEALSELRSALGRSHVGVRLVLAGPPADIRAAAAAAAECGLQQEELTLLSDETAPRVIYCPHCHATTTTVRPAGSEVQCQGCATNLATTDHFSRRMGAYLGYAAHAEEAS from the coding sequence ATGCGTTCCGCGTCCATGCCGCCGGCAGCAGGCACAGGCCTGGAACCTGGTTTCCGCGGTGTCATCTGTGCGTCTTTTGGCGCCGCAGGTGACACCGCGGGTCAACACACCGGTGTCCAGCCCAGGCATGATCTCCGTTTTAAAGCTGCAAATCCCGAGGCCCTCTCGGAGCTGAGGTCAGCACTCGGACGTTCGCACGTCGGAGTCCGCCTCGTACTCGCCGGCCCCCCGGCGGACATCCGCGCAGCCGCGGCAGCCGCCGCGGAATGCGGGCTGCAGCAGGAGGAGCTCACCCTCCTGAGTGACGAGACGGCCCCCCGGGTCATTTACTGCCCGCATTGCCACGCGACCACCACAACAGTTCGGCCAGCCGGCTCCGAGGTGCAGTGCCAGGGATGTGCCACCAACCTGGCCACCACAGATCACTTTTCCCGCCGAATGGGCGCATACCTGGGGTATGCAGCCCACGCCGAGGAGGCATCATGA
- a CDS encoding PDR/VanB family oxidoreductase, which yields MTITALPITAHPAVEGGLQLEVTDVSPQTESIVSITLADPSGARLPSYVPGSHLVVQYGSGVNAYSLTGSGNGPTEYTISVLRVEDGAGGSVAMHQLGVGDRVYVSRPRSAFAPASTATHHLLIAAGIGITPVLSHARAAADRGTTSSLIYVYRSGAGAHVEEARELLGPGLTECSNRESFQKVLTEQLTTQSLGTHLYVCGPTAFMDSVLEQARELGWSSARLHSEAFGAAELEDGEPFTVNLVRSGLKLDVPAGVSLLETLEKAGKTIPNMCRKGICGECVLPVLRGTPQHRDLYLTDQEKSENTTMMCCVSRSEDPELELDL from the coding sequence ATGACAATCACGGCGCTCCCGATCACTGCCCACCCGGCCGTGGAAGGTGGCCTCCAACTGGAGGTGACCGACGTCAGTCCCCAGACGGAATCGATTGTCAGCATCACGTTGGCTGATCCGTCGGGGGCACGCCTTCCGTCCTACGTGCCGGGCAGCCACCTGGTAGTCCAGTACGGCAGCGGCGTGAATGCCTATTCGCTCACCGGGTCAGGCAACGGCCCGACCGAATACACCATCTCCGTCCTCCGGGTCGAGGACGGTGCGGGTGGTTCCGTGGCCATGCACCAACTCGGCGTCGGCGACCGGGTTTACGTCTCCCGGCCCCGCAGCGCCTTCGCGCCGGCCTCGACAGCAACGCACCATCTGCTGATCGCCGCTGGCATCGGCATCACGCCGGTCCTCTCGCATGCCCGCGCCGCCGCCGACCGGGGCACCACCTCATCCCTGATCTACGTGTACCGGTCCGGAGCCGGAGCCCACGTGGAGGAAGCCCGGGAACTGCTGGGACCTGGGCTGACCGAATGCAGCAACCGTGAGAGTTTCCAGAAGGTCCTCACCGAACAACTCACCACCCAGAGCCTGGGGACCCATCTCTACGTCTGCGGCCCCACGGCATTCATGGATTCGGTCCTGGAACAGGCGCGCGAACTGGGTTGGTCATCGGCGAGGCTGCACTCCGAAGCGTTCGGGGCGGCTGAACTGGAGGACGGCGAGCCGTTCACAGTGAACCTGGTCCGCAGCGGACTCAAGCTTGATGTGCCGGCTGGCGTGTCGTTGCTCGAAACGCTTGAAAAGGCCGGGAAGACCATCCCCAACATGTGCCGCAAAGGGATCTGCGGCGAATGTGTCCTGCCGGTCCTCCGGGGAACCCCGCAGCACCGGGACCTCTACCTGACAGACCAGGAAAAGTCCGAGAACACCACAATGATGTGCTGTGTTTCACGCAGCGAAGACCCAGAATTGGAGTTGGACCTTTGA
- a CDS encoding DUF3445 domain-containing protein, protein MSITIDKETDTALPERIRRFPFPFLGDQYRYSANVEPANKNVPTDAGAWGAGLIDIDEFYHQEIADREAILNRDPSRMAVLPHMRPAVWDTIATLLPAMAQENPDIMSFHREGNTCRWHNGLQNLDIEFTIGDDGSLPMEPLRFLGTQIQDDIVLLDIRDNTMWLDAGLVTFAADWSFNFDVGMSFLEIHGPVPRVKEENIISRAEQFLMRLQPGEQFRRTNWTMTVGNRLDTSTETYPEWGPDRGTIAADPDMPDKLHLRVEVQHLIRLPHTGVLLFLIRSYLLPLRDIAKVPAWREKLGHVLAELPEDMAEYKGIIRYRKAASDWLLAG, encoded by the coding sequence TTGAGCATCACCATCGACAAAGAAACTGACACCGCCCTACCGGAGCGCATCAGGCGCTTTCCCTTCCCCTTCCTCGGCGACCAGTACCGCTACAGCGCCAATGTCGAACCGGCAAATAAAAATGTACCGACGGACGCCGGCGCCTGGGGCGCCGGGCTGATCGACATCGACGAGTTCTACCACCAGGAAATCGCCGACCGCGAAGCGATCCTGAACCGCGACCCCTCCCGCATGGCAGTCCTGCCCCACATGCGCCCCGCCGTCTGGGACACCATCGCTACCCTGCTGCCGGCCATGGCCCAGGAAAACCCGGACATCATGTCCTTCCACCGTGAAGGAAATACCTGCCGCTGGCACAACGGCCTGCAGAACCTCGACATCGAATTCACCATTGGCGACGACGGCTCCCTGCCCATGGAACCCCTCCGGTTCCTTGGCACCCAGATTCAGGACGACATCGTGCTCCTCGACATCCGGGACAACACGATGTGGCTCGACGCCGGCCTGGTCACCTTCGCCGCGGACTGGTCGTTCAATTTCGACGTCGGCATGAGCTTCCTCGAGATCCACGGCCCCGTCCCGCGGGTCAAGGAAGAAAACATCATCAGCCGCGCCGAGCAGTTCCTCATGCGCCTGCAGCCCGGGGAGCAGTTCCGCCGCACCAACTGGACGATGACCGTCGGCAACCGCCTGGACACGTCCACCGAAACCTACCCCGAATGGGGTCCGGACCGCGGAACCATCGCCGCGGACCCCGACATGCCCGACAAGCTGCACCTCCGCGTCGAAGTCCAGCACCTGATCCGACTCCCCCACACCGGGGTCCTGCTGTTCCTGATCCGCAGCTACCTCCTGCCCCTCAGGGACATCGCCAAGGTCCCCGCCTGGCGCGAAAAGCTCGGCCACGTCCTGGCGGAACTCCCGGAAGACATGGCCGAGTACAAAGGCATCATCCGCTATCGCAAAGCCGCGTCCGACTGGCTGCTGGCCGGCTGA
- a CDS encoding primary-amine oxidase: MTVDIDTSAVVGVSHPLDPLSREEISRAVGVLKEGPAAGESFRFISVELREPSKEDLRAGVQVAREADAVLVDRAAGRAFEAVVSLEAGTVDRWVQLAENVQPPFMLDEFAECEEACRKDPNVIAALAKRGLTDLDLVCFEPWSVGYFGEDAEGRRLMRALVFVRDEPDDSPYAHPIENFIVFYDLNAGEVVRLEDDQAIPVPAARGNYLPKYVGPARTDLKPIEITQPEGASFQVTGNHVQWADWSFRVGFTPREGLVLHQLKFRDQGVERPVINRASLSEMVVPYGDTAPVQAKKNAFDSGEYNIGNMANSLTLGCDCLGEIKYFDGNSVDSHGNPWTIENAICMHEEDDSILWKHFDFREGTAETRRNRKLVISFIATVANYEYAFYWHLFLDGSIEFLVKATGILSTAGQQPGQKSPYGQSLNNDGLYAPIHQHMFNVRMDFEIDGVNNAVYEVDMEYPEHNPTHTAFKAVDRLLETEKAAIRKTDPAKHRFWKIANHESRNMVDEPVAYRLIPTDGIQLAAGDESYVSQRAQFARNNLWVTAYDRTERFAAGEYPNQSTGADDGLHIWTQKDRNIVDQDLVVWYTFGMHHVVRLEDWPVMPRQNIGFMLEPHGFFNQNPTLNLPTETRTTNSGHCSTGNNH; encoded by the coding sequence ATGACTGTCGATATTGATACTTCAGCTGTTGTTGGGGTTTCGCACCCGTTGGATCCGTTGTCGCGGGAGGAGATTTCGCGTGCGGTGGGGGTTTTGAAGGAGGGCCCTGCTGCGGGGGAGTCGTTCCGTTTTATCAGTGTTGAGTTGCGTGAGCCGTCCAAGGAGGATCTGCGTGCCGGTGTGCAGGTGGCGCGTGAGGCGGATGCTGTTTTGGTGGACCGTGCCGCGGGGCGTGCGTTCGAGGCGGTCGTGAGCCTGGAGGCCGGCACGGTGGACCGGTGGGTCCAGTTGGCGGAGAATGTTCAGCCGCCGTTCATGCTCGATGAGTTCGCCGAGTGTGAGGAGGCGTGCCGGAAGGATCCGAACGTGATTGCGGCTTTGGCGAAGCGGGGCCTGACGGATCTGGACCTGGTGTGCTTCGAGCCGTGGTCGGTGGGGTATTTCGGTGAGGACGCCGAGGGCCGGCGGCTGATGCGTGCCCTGGTCTTCGTCCGGGACGAGCCCGATGACAGCCCGTACGCGCACCCGATCGAGAACTTCATCGTCTTCTATGACCTGAACGCCGGTGAGGTCGTCAGGCTCGAGGATGACCAGGCGATCCCGGTCCCGGCCGCGCGGGGCAATTACCTGCCCAAGTACGTCGGCCCGGCCCGCACGGATCTGAAGCCGATCGAGATCACCCAGCCCGAGGGCGCCTCGTTCCAGGTGACCGGGAACCATGTGCAGTGGGCCGACTGGTCCTTCCGGGTCGGGTTCACCCCGCGTGAAGGCCTGGTCCTGCACCAGCTGAAGTTCCGTGACCAGGGCGTGGAGCGCCCGGTGATCAACCGTGCCTCGCTCTCGGAAATGGTGGTCCCGTACGGTGACACCGCCCCGGTCCAGGCGAAGAAGAACGCGTTCGATTCCGGTGAGTACAACATCGGCAACATGGCCAACTCCCTGACCCTGGGCTGTGACTGCCTGGGCGAGATCAAGTACTTCGACGGCAACAGCGTCGATTCCCACGGCAACCCGTGGACGATCGAGAACGCGATCTGCATGCACGAGGAAGACGACTCGATCCTGTGGAAGCACTTCGACTTCCGCGAGGGCACCGCCGAAACCCGCCGGAACCGCAAGCTCGTGATCTCCTTCATCGCCACGGTCGCGAACTACGAGTACGCCTTCTACTGGCACCTGTTCCTGGACGGGTCCATCGAGTTCCTGGTCAAGGCCACCGGCATCCTCTCCACCGCCGGCCAGCAGCCCGGGCAGAAGAGCCCGTACGGCCAGTCACTGAACAACGACGGGCTCTACGCCCCGATCCACCAGCACATGTTCAACGTCCGGATGGACTTTGAAATCGACGGGGTCAACAACGCCGTCTACGAAGTGGACATGGAATACCCCGAGCACAACCCGACCCACACCGCGTTCAAGGCCGTGGACCGGCTCCTGGAAACCGAGAAGGCAGCGATCCGCAAAACCGACCCGGCCAAACACCGCTTCTGGAAGATCGCCAACCACGAGTCCAGGAACATGGTGGACGAACCCGTCGCCTACCGGCTGATCCCCACCGACGGGATCCAGCTCGCCGCCGGGGACGAGTCCTACGTCTCCCAACGCGCCCAGTTCGCCCGGAACAACCTCTGGGTCACCGCCTACGACCGGACCGAACGCTTCGCCGCCGGCGAATACCCCAACCAGTCCACCGGCGCCGATGACGGCCTGCACATCTGGACCCAAAAAGACCGGAACATCGTCGATCAGGACCTCGTGGTCTGGTACACCTTCGGCATGCACCACGTCGTCCGCCTCGAAGACTGGCCCGTCATGCCCCGCCAAAACATCGGCTTCATGCTCGAACCCCACGGCTTCTTCAACCAAAACCCCACCCTGAACCTCCCCACCGAAACCCGCACCACCAACAGCGGACACTGCTCCACCGGCAACAACCACTAA
- a CDS encoding DUF5134 domain-containing protein → MFHIPALTWTLTAVLLAGGACQLWQAYRSAHLTDRINNTLHALMNTLMAAMLWNLAPTTLLAQIGLLAGAALWFTIQAVARPEYKLLCAGTQGRIKCAYHALTMAAAALMITTMTHPGPDTPTAPTAGTPITMPMDHAHHAITTTPPTPATGTATALGHTPGILLTLLFATAAATFLILLLRTRTTPTHHTGTHQPPTRTQHALEALGATTMALMFATTA, encoded by the coding sequence GTGTTCCATATCCCCGCACTAACCTGGACCCTCACCGCCGTCCTGCTGGCCGGCGGCGCCTGCCAGCTCTGGCAGGCCTACAGGTCAGCCCACCTCACCGACCGGATCAACAACACCCTCCACGCCCTCATGAACACCCTGATGGCAGCCATGCTCTGGAACCTGGCCCCCACCACCCTCCTCGCCCAGATCGGCCTGCTCGCCGGCGCCGCGCTCTGGTTCACCATCCAGGCCGTCGCCCGACCCGAATACAAACTCCTCTGCGCCGGCACCCAGGGCAGGATCAAATGCGCCTACCACGCCCTCACCATGGCCGCCGCAGCCCTCATGATCACCACCATGACCCACCCCGGCCCGGACACCCCAACCGCACCCACCGCCGGAACACCCATAACCATGCCCATGGACCACGCCCACCACGCCATCACCACCACACCCCCCACCCCGGCAACAGGAACAGCAACAGCGCTCGGCCACACACCAGGGATCCTCCTCACCCTCCTCTTCGCAACCGCCGCCGCAACCTTCCTCATCCTGCTCCTCCGCACCCGCACAACACCCACCCACCACACAGGAACACACCAACCCCCCACCCGCACCCAACACGCACTCGAAGCCCTCGGCGCCACCACCATGGCCCTCATGTTCGCCACCACCGCCTAA
- a CDS encoding glyceraldehyde-3-phosphate dehydrogenase, translating to MLKTSDSCLDAWMGREALAEAMIPVIGRLYRENNVVTSIHGRSLVNKSTMSILKAHRFARRISKDELLLEETAPLLNMLAQLDLGAAAIDIARLNQKFKSDGAGMALEEFLRAELAEIVGKGGAGSRASTDVVLYGFGRIGRLVARLLIEQAGGGHGLRLRAIVVRRGSDNDLTKRASLLRRDSVHGSFEGTIRVDTEANTITANGVQIQVIYSDNPATIDYTAYGIKDAILVDNTGRWRDAEGLGQHLLSKGVARVLLTAPGKGDLKNIVHGINHSDITDSDRIITAASCTTNAITPVLQALNDRYGVVHGHVETVHSFTNDQNLIDNFHKGDRRGRSAALNMVITETGAAKAVAKALPELQGKLTGSSIRVPTPDVSMAILNLNLERGTTKDEVNNYLRGMALHSDLRKQIDYIDSPEVVSTDFVGSRHAGIVDGLATISNDKNLVLYVWYDNEFGYSCQVVRVMEEMAGVNRPSFPAADVVEEAMSVLAAVESATPAI from the coding sequence ATGCTAAAAACCTCAGATTCTTGTCTTGATGCCTGGATGGGCCGGGAGGCCCTCGCCGAGGCCATGATCCCGGTGATCGGCCGGCTGTACCGCGAAAACAACGTGGTGACGAGCATCCATGGCCGCAGCCTGGTCAACAAGTCCACCATGAGCATCCTGAAGGCCCACCGTTTCGCGCGCCGGATCAGCAAGGACGAACTGCTCCTGGAGGAGACAGCTCCGCTGCTGAACATGCTGGCACAGCTGGACCTGGGTGCCGCTGCCATCGACATCGCCCGCCTGAACCAGAAGTTCAAGTCCGACGGCGCGGGCATGGCTTTGGAGGAATTCCTCCGTGCCGAACTGGCTGAGATAGTGGGCAAGGGCGGGGCCGGCAGCCGCGCCAGCACCGACGTCGTGCTTTACGGCTTCGGCCGGATCGGCCGCCTCGTGGCGCGCCTCCTGATCGAACAGGCGGGCGGCGGCCACGGCCTGCGCCTGCGCGCCATCGTGGTCCGGCGCGGTTCCGACAACGACCTGACCAAGCGTGCCAGCCTGCTGCGCCGCGACTCCGTACACGGTTCCTTCGAGGGAACCATCCGCGTCGATACCGAGGCCAATACGATTACGGCCAACGGCGTCCAGATCCAGGTCATCTACTCGGATAACCCCGCCACCATCGACTACACGGCCTACGGCATCAAGGACGCCATCCTGGTGGACAACACCGGCCGCTGGCGGGATGCCGAAGGCCTCGGCCAGCACCTGCTGAGCAAGGGCGTGGCCCGTGTCCTGCTGACGGCACCGGGCAAGGGTGACCTGAAGAACATCGTGCACGGCATCAACCACAGCGACATCACGGATTCGGACCGGATCATAACGGCAGCCTCCTGCACCACCAACGCCATCACGCCCGTCCTGCAGGCCCTCAACGACCGGTACGGCGTGGTCCACGGCCACGTCGAGACGGTCCACTCCTTCACGAACGACCAGAACCTGATCGACAACTTCCACAAGGGTGACCGGCGAGGGCGTTCCGCGGCCCTGAACATGGTGATCACCGAAACCGGCGCCGCCAAGGCCGTCGCCAAGGCACTGCCCGAACTGCAGGGCAAGCTCACCGGCAGTTCCATCCGGGTTCCCACCCCGGACGTGTCGATGGCCATCCTGAACCTCAACCTCGAACGCGGCACCACCAAGGACGAGGTCAACAACTACCTGCGCGGGATGGCGCTGCACTCGGACCTGCGCAAGCAGATCGACTACATCGACTCCCCCGAGGTGGTCTCCACCGATTTCGTCGGCTCCCGCCACGCCGGCATCGTTGACGGCCTCGCCACCATCTCCAACGACAAGAACCTGGTGCTCTACGTCTGGTACGACAACGAGTTCGGCTACAGCTGCCAGGTGGTCCGGGTCATGGAGGAAATGGCCGGCGTGAACCGGCCGTCGTTCCCCGCCGCGGATGTCGTTGAGGAGGCCATGTCAGTGCTTGCCGCCGTGGAATCCGCCACTCCTGCGATTTGA
- a CDS encoding 6-phosphofructokinase — protein MKIGILTSGGDCPGLNAVIRGAVLKGIAIHGHEFVGFRDGWRGVVEGDIIELPRTRVRGIAKQGGTILGTSRTNPFENGGGPDVIKAHMDRLGIDAIIAIGGEGTLAAAQRLTDAGLKIVGVPKTVDNDLDATDYTFGFDTAVQIATEAIDRLRTTGESHHRCMIAEVMGRHVGWIALHSGMASGAHAILIPEQKVSVVQIAQWVKEAHARGRAPLVVVAEGFMPEHMETPHSERGLDTFGRPRLGGIADQLAPEIEARTGIETRATILGHIQRGGVPSAFDRVLATRLGMAAVHLVVEGLWGTMVAQKGTDIEHVGFKEALGQLKVVPQKRYDEAAVLFG, from the coding sequence ATGAAAATTGGAATCCTCACCAGCGGCGGCGACTGCCCCGGGCTGAACGCGGTAATCCGCGGTGCCGTCCTCAAGGGCATTGCCATTCATGGCCACGAATTCGTCGGATTCCGCGACGGCTGGCGCGGCGTGGTGGAGGGTGACATCATCGAACTCCCCCGGACCAGGGTCCGGGGGATCGCCAAGCAGGGCGGCACCATCCTGGGCACCTCCCGGACCAACCCGTTCGAGAACGGCGGTGGGCCCGACGTCATCAAGGCCCACATGGACAGGCTGGGGATCGACGCCATCATCGCCATCGGCGGCGAGGGAACCCTCGCCGCCGCCCAGCGGCTGACGGATGCAGGGCTGAAAATCGTGGGTGTTCCCAAGACCGTGGACAACGATCTCGACGCCACCGACTACACCTTCGGTTTCGACACCGCGGTGCAGATCGCCACCGAGGCCATCGACCGGCTGCGGACCACCGGCGAATCCCACCACCGCTGCATGATCGCCGAGGTCATGGGCCGGCACGTCGGCTGGATCGCGCTGCACTCCGGCATGGCCTCCGGCGCCCACGCCATCCTCATTCCGGAGCAGAAGGTCAGCGTCGTGCAGATCGCCCAGTGGGTGAAGGAAGCCCATGCCCGCGGGCGCGCACCGCTGGTTGTCGTGGCCGAGGGCTTCATGCCGGAGCACATGGAAACCCCGCACTCCGAACGAGGCCTGGACACCTTCGGCAGGCCGCGGCTGGGCGGCATTGCCGACCAGCTGGCCCCAGAAATCGAAGCCCGGACAGGCATCGAAACCCGCGCCACCATCCTGGGACACATCCAACGCGGCGGCGTGCCGTCCGCCTTCGACCGCGTCCTGGCCACCCGCCTGGGCATGGCAGCCGTCCACCTGGTGGTGGAGGGCCTCTGGGGCACCATGGTGGCGCAGAAGGGAACGGACATCGAACACGTGGGCTTCAAGGAGGCCCTGGGCCAGCTGAAGGTTGTTCCGCAGAAGCGCTACGACGAAGCCGCGGTCTTGTTCGGCTGA
- a CDS encoding histidine phosphatase family protein, whose protein sequence is MTLTTFALIRHGQTDWNAQRRLQGSSDIPLNDVGRGQARDAVAVLSGQEWDTIVSSPLGRAAETAELIAEGLGLTVARHVPELTERSFGPAEGLQAGPELEALRIPGGFRGAESDDEAATRGLAALEALAEEFRGRRVLVVAHGTLLRLALSRAIGSTLQSIDNAVLNLAHHHAVDGWQLEYFNGERVVEAAHS, encoded by the coding sequence ATGACCCTTACGACTTTCGCCCTCATCCGCCACGGCCAGACAGACTGGAACGCGCAGCGCCGGCTGCAGGGATCCAGCGATATTCCGCTGAACGACGTCGGCCGGGGCCAGGCGCGTGACGCCGTCGCGGTGCTGTCGGGGCAGGAATGGGACACCATCGTATCTTCACCGCTGGGCCGCGCGGCGGAAACCGCCGAACTGATCGCCGAGGGCCTGGGGCTGACGGTGGCCCGGCATGTGCCCGAGCTCACCGAGCGCAGCTTCGGACCCGCCGAGGGCCTGCAGGCCGGCCCCGAGCTGGAGGCGCTGCGCATCCCCGGCGGCTTCCGTGGGGCAGAGAGCGACGACGAGGCGGCCACCCGGGGCCTCGCTGCCCTGGAAGCACTGGCCGAGGAGTTCCGCGGCCGCCGCGTTTTGGTGGTAGCGCACGGCACGCTCCTCCGCCTGGCCCTCAGCCGCGCCATCGGCAGCACCCTGCAAAGCATCGATAATGCAGTGCTCAACCTGGCCCACCACCACGCCGTCGACGGCTGGCAGCTCGAATACTTCAACGGCGAACGGGTCGTGGAGGCCGCCCACAGCTGA